Proteins encoded by one window of Candidatus Binatia bacterium:
- the msrA gene encoding peptide-methionine (S)-S-oxide reductase MsrA, producing MNRSIRIAMIAVAAAALANASPGDAAPAAHAPALATFAGGCFWCMETAFEGMPGVLSVTSGFSGGPEKNPTYKDVSAGRTHHMESVQVEYDPRRISYAKLLSIYWHNIDPTQGDGQFCDHGAQYRSAVFYRSPEEHRLAQISERAAAAEIRVKKPFVTRLVPFTAFWPAEEYHQDYYRKNPADYHAYRAGCGRDRRLKEIWGVVPHTAG from the coding sequence ATGAACCGCTCGATTCGTATCGCCATGATCGCGGTCGCCGCGGCCGCTCTCGCCAACGCCTCGCCGGGGGACGCCGCGCCGGCCGCGCACGCCCCGGCCCTCGCCACGTTTGCCGGAGGCTGCTTCTGGTGCATGGAGACCGCGTTCGAGGGAATGCCGGGCGTGCTCTCGGTGACGTCCGGATTCTCGGGCGGGCCGGAGAAGAATCCGACCTACAAGGACGTCTCGGCCGGTAGGACGCACCATATGGAATCGGTCCAGGTGGAGTACGACCCGCGGCGCATCTCCTACGCAAAGCTCCTCTCCATCTACTGGCACAACATCGATCCCACGCAGGGGGACGGGCAGTTCTGCGACCACGGGGCCCAGTACCGCTCGGCGGTCTTCTACCGGTCTCCCGAGGAGCACCGGCTGGCGCAGATCTCGGAGCGCGCCGCCGCGGCCGAGATCCGCGTGAAGAAGCCCTTCGTCACGCGGCTGGTTCCCTTCACCGCGTTCTGGCCGGCCGAGGAGTACCACCAGGACTACTACCGGAAGAATCCCGCCGACTATCACGCCTACCGCGCGGGGTGCGGCCGCGACCGCAGGCTGAAGGAGATCTGGGGCGTGGTGCCGCACACCGCGGGCTAG
- a CDS encoding aminoacetone oxidase family FAD-binding enzyme has protein sequence MNGRRNPVVVVGGGAAGLMAALFAAESGANVLLVERTRDGGRKIVMSGGGRCNVLPSAIDPSRFVTASSPNTMRKLLLAWPLDEQRRFFEAVVGIPLALEAETGKLFPVSNRSRDVRDALVALAERRGVERRFDTRVTGAAPGPDGGWRVTVESGEAIRASSVVLATGGLSVPATGSDGDGLAIAGRLGHAIHDTYPALTPLVATPHRFAALSGISLSVALEAPLGAGKRLRSEGGFLFTHKGYSGPAVLNLSHLCVRARLEGRAQPVLARWTSLDETAWERELREGEGTLLAALRARLPARLAEALLEESGVDGAVALGQLRREDRRRVVLALTRFPLFWTGDEGYTKAEVTGGGVSLAEVEPRTLESRRRPGLFLCGEMLDAFGPIGGYNFAWAWSTGRAAGIGAALAFRGGAGPA, from the coding sequence ATGAACGGGCGAAGAAACCCCGTCGTGGTCGTGGGCGGAGGAGCCGCGGGGCTGATGGCCGCGCTCTTCGCCGCCGAGTCGGGCGCCAACGTGCTGCTCGTGGAGCGGACGCGCGACGGCGGCCGCAAGATCGTGATGAGCGGCGGGGGACGCTGCAACGTGCTCCCCTCGGCGATCGACCCCTCGCGATTCGTGACGGCGTCGTCGCCGAATACGATGCGGAAGCTGCTTCTCGCGTGGCCGCTCGACGAGCAGCGGCGCTTCTTCGAAGCGGTCGTGGGAATCCCGCTCGCGCTGGAGGCGGAGACCGGCAAGCTGTTCCCGGTGTCGAACCGATCCCGCGACGTGCGGGACGCGCTCGTGGCGCTCGCGGAGCGCCGCGGCGTGGAGCGCCGGTTCGACACCCGTGTTACGGGCGCGGCGCCCGGCCCTGACGGGGGATGGCGCGTCACCGTCGAAAGCGGCGAGGCGATCCGCGCCTCGAGCGTCGTGCTCGCGACCGGCGGCCTGTCGGTGCCCGCGACGGGGAGCGACGGCGACGGTCTCGCGATCGCGGGCCGGCTGGGACACGCGATCCACGACACCTATCCCGCGCTCACGCCGCTCGTCGCCACGCCGCATCGCTTCGCCGCGCTCTCGGGGATCTCCCTTTCCGTCGCGCTCGAAGCGCCGCTGGGCGCCGGAAAGCGCCTCCGCTCCGAGGGGGGTTTTCTCTTCACGCACAAGGGCTACAGCGGTCCCGCGGTGCTGAATCTCTCCCACCTATGCGTGCGCGCGCGCCTGGAGGGGCGCGCGCAGCCCGTGCTGGCGCGGTGGACTTCGCTCGACGAAACCGCGTGGGAGCGGGAGCTGCGCGAGGGAGAGGGCACCCTGCTGGCCGCTCTTCGCGCCCGGCTTCCCGCGCGCCTCGCCGAGGCGCTCCTCGAAGAATCGGGCGTCGACGGCGCGGTCGCCCTGGGGCAGCTCCGGCGCGAGGATCGCCGGCGCGTCGTGCTCGCGCTCACGCGCTTTCCGCTCTTCTGGACCGGGGACGAGGGCTACACGAAAGCCGAGGTGACGGGAGGGGGCGTGTCGCTCGCCGAGGTCGAGCCGCGCACGCTGGAGAGCCGCCGGCGCCCGGGGCTTTTCCTGTGCGGGGAGATGCTCGACGCGTTCGGGCCGATCGGCGGCTACAACTTCGCCTGGGCCTGGTCGACCGGCCGCGCCGCCGGCATCGGCGCCGCCCTGGCGTTTCGGGGCGGCGCCGGGCCCGCCTAG
- a CDS encoding tryptophanase: MTGGAWNDELEFRSVFSELDPYEFDCYPFVVHTIERIPSTTREQREGAVREAGYNTFLLRSADVTIDLLTDSGTSAMSIDQWAAYEAARATAATSDAYLRFVQTIRETYGYQHVVPTHQGRAAEHILSEILIRPGQLVPGNMYFTTTKLHQELAGGVFADVIVDEAHDPSSPFPWKGNIDLEKLQSLVARHGAEQIAYVSFEQSVNMAGGQPVSMRNMQEVYALCSEIGIPVFFDATRAVENAYFIQKRDPHYHATHIRDILREMMVYGDGLTISGKKDFLVNIGGVLAFKDNAEWKRRADELLRVYEGGVADGGLCPGDLAAMERGVIEMLDDRYIRTRVEQAAFLGRLLTEAGVPIVTPAGSHAIFIDARRFLPHVDQDQYPAQRLAAEIYVETGVRVMERGNVSKGRDPDTGKNYRPALELVRLTIPRRVYTNDHMRAVAEGIIRVWKRRESIGGLAFVYEPPHLRFFRGRFAPAERVAAPKEAAAPVG; encoded by the coding sequence ATGACGGGCGGCGCGTGGAACGACGAGCTGGAGTTCCGTTCCGTCTTCTCCGAGCTCGATCCCTACGAATTCGACTGCTACCCGTTCGTGGTGCACACGATCGAGCGGATTCCCTCGACGACGCGCGAGCAGCGCGAGGGGGCGGTGCGCGAGGCGGGCTACAACACGTTCCTGCTCCGCTCCGCGGACGTCACGATCGACCTCCTCACCGACTCCGGAACGTCCGCGATGAGCATCGACCAGTGGGCCGCCTACGAGGCGGCGCGCGCGACGGCGGCGACCAGCGACGCCTACCTGCGCTTCGTGCAGACGATCCGCGAGACCTACGGCTATCAGCACGTCGTTCCCACGCACCAGGGCCGGGCGGCCGAGCACATCCTGAGCGAGATCCTGATCCGCCCCGGGCAGCTCGTCCCCGGCAACATGTACTTCACGACGACCAAGCTGCACCAGGAGCTGGCGGGGGGCGTGTTCGCCGACGTGATCGTGGACGAGGCGCACGATCCGTCCTCGCCCTTCCCCTGGAAGGGGAACATCGATCTCGAGAAGCTCCAGAGCCTGGTCGCGCGGCATGGCGCGGAGCAGATCGCCTACGTTTCGTTCGAGCAGAGCGTGAACATGGCCGGCGGCCAGCCGGTCAGCATGCGGAACATGCAGGAGGTCTACGCGCTCTGCAGCGAGATCGGGATCCCCGTGTTCTTCGACGCGACGCGCGCCGTGGAGAACGCCTACTTCATCCAGAAGCGCGACCCGCACTACCACGCCACGCACATCCGGGACATCCTGCGCGAGATGATGGTCTACGGCGACGGTCTCACGATCTCCGGGAAGAAGGACTTCCTGGTGAACATCGGCGGGGTGCTGGCGTTCAAGGACAACGCCGAGTGGAAGCGGAGGGCCGACGAGCTGCTCCGCGTGTACGAAGGCGGCGTGGCCGACGGGGGCCTCTGCCCGGGCGATCTGGCCGCCATGGAGCGGGGCGTGATCGAGATGCTCGACGACCGCTACATCCGCACGCGCGTGGAGCAGGCCGCGTTCCTAGGGCGGCTCCTCACCGAGGCGGGCGTCCCCATCGTCACCCCGGCGGGTAGCCACGCCATCTTCATCGACGCGCGGCGCTTCCTGCCCCACGTCGACCAGGATCAGTACCCGGCGCAGCGGCTGGCCGCGGAGATCTACGTCGAGACCGGCGTGCGCGTGATGGAGCGCGGCAACGTCTCGAAGGGGCGCGACCCCGACACCGGGAAGAATTACCGCCCGGCCCTGGAGCTGGTTCGCCTGACGATCCCGCGACGGGTTTACACCAACGATCACATGCGCGCGGTCGCGGAGGGGATCATCCGGGTCTGGAAGCGGCGCGAATCGATCGGGGGTCTGGCCTTCGTCTACGAGCCGCCCCACCTGCGGTTCTTCCGCGGGCGGTTCGCGCCGGCGGAGAGGGTCGCGGCGCCGAAGGAGGCCGCAGCGCCGGTCGGCTGA
- a CDS encoding type 1 glutamine amidotransferase: MTPAPQALPWAVLQHVPWEGPGTIADEAAARGISIGVVRLDRGEPVPAADDLGGVIVMGGPMSVHDTVDHPHLVHERRLLRDAAERDLPILGVCLGAQLLAVALDARVERGPVPEIGIGEVTLTPEGRGDVVIGSEGDSFPVVHWHEDTFHVPERGVLLAGSPLYKNQAFRLGRRVYAFQFHLEVDRALAEAWAPKLPPGTLEEARRAEVERAGRGILGRYFDVALGAGTGRS, translated from the coding sequence ATGACGCCGGCGCCTCAGGCGCTTCCCTGGGCGGTGCTGCAGCACGTTCCCTGGGAGGGGCCCGGGACCATCGCCGACGAGGCCGCCGCGCGCGGCATTTCGATCGGCGTCGTCCGGCTGGATCGCGGAGAGCCCGTACCCGCCGCCGACGACCTGGGGGGCGTCATCGTGATGGGCGGGCCGATGAGCGTCCACGACACGGTCGATCATCCGCATCTGGTCCATGAGCGGCGGCTCCTGCGCGACGCGGCGGAGCGCGATCTTCCGATTCTCGGCGTCTGCCTGGGCGCGCAGCTCCTCGCCGTAGCCCTCGACGCGCGGGTGGAGCGCGGGCCCGTGCCGGAGATCGGAATCGGCGAGGTCACGCTGACGCCGGAAGGGCGGGGCGACGTCGTGATCGGATCGGAGGGCGATTCCTTCCCGGTCGTCCACTGGCACGAGGACACGTTCCACGTGCCCGAGCGCGGCGTGCTCCTGGCCGGGAGCCCGCTGTACAAGAACCAGGCGTTTCGGCTGGGGCGGCGCGTCTACGCCTTCCAGTTCCACCTCGAGGTGGACCGCGCGCTCGCCGAGGCGTGGGCCCCGAAGCTCCCTCCCGGGACGCTGGAGGAAGCGCGCCGCGCCGAAGTTGAGCGCGCCGGTCGCGGGATCCTGGGCCGCTACTTCGACGTGGCGCTCGGGGCGGGCACGGGGCGCTCGTGA
- a CDS encoding amidohydrolase family protein, producing the protein MTTSSARRALGAALVLLAALAVPALRGRAQEAAEPAPVVIECARWFDGNAMHEGRTRILVEKGLIARIGPALEAPAGARRLDLGGMTLLPGLIDVHTHLTYLWSDTTRAPNYLNDYLGSPIVVAFEAGRNAERTLRAGFTTVREMGDADGIDLALAQAIGRGLVNGPRLIVAGPIYPPGGGRPDIHWPPDGTAANASEIAKKAREYLGNGCDWIKIYETGGTFDDTSGTPFYTSDEIRAAVEAAHPRGRWVAAHAMGLEGARRAVEAGVRSLEHGSRLDAKTAREMARRGTYLVPTLYHLQWYADHGAALGYAPGYAERLAALQKEQFASLALARRAGVRIGSGSDAVYTMHGENGRELVWMVRAGFTPLEALRAATSVNAALLGLEREIGRIETGYAGDLVAVPGDPSRDIHAVLTPSFVMKAGQIVLAP; encoded by the coding sequence GTGACGACGTCCTCGGCACGGCGCGCACTCGGCGCGGCGCTCGTCCTGCTCGCCGCCCTGGCGGTCCCGGCCCTACGTGGGCGCGCCCAGGAAGCCGCCGAGCCGGCGCCGGTCGTGATCGAGTGCGCCCGCTGGTTCGACGGGAACGCCATGCACGAGGGCCGGACGCGCATCCTCGTCGAGAAGGGGCTCATCGCGCGGATCGGGCCCGCGCTCGAGGCCCCGGCGGGCGCGCGGCGTCTGGATCTCGGCGGCATGACCCTCCTCCCCGGGCTGATCGACGTGCACACCCACCTCACCTATCTCTGGTCCGACACCACGCGCGCCCCGAACTACCTGAACGACTATCTCGGCTCGCCGATCGTGGTCGCGTTCGAGGCGGGCCGGAACGCCGAGCGCACGCTGCGCGCCGGCTTCACGACCGTGCGCGAGATGGGGGACGCGGACGGGATCGACCTGGCGCTCGCGCAGGCGATCGGCCGCGGGCTGGTGAACGGGCCGCGGCTGATCGTGGCGGGACCCATCTACCCGCCTGGGGGAGGCCGTCCCGACATCCACTGGCCTCCCGACGGCACGGCCGCGAACGCGTCGGAGATCGCGAAGAAGGCGCGCGAATACCTGGGGAACGGCTGCGACTGGATCAAGATCTATGAGACCGGCGGCACCTTCGACGACACGTCGGGCACCCCTTTCTACACGAGCGACGAGATCCGTGCCGCGGTGGAGGCGGCGCATCCGCGCGGACGGTGGGTGGCGGCGCACGCGATGGGGCTCGAGGGCGCGCGGCGCGCGGTGGAGGCGGGAGTCCGCTCCCTGGAGCACGGCTCGCGGCTCGATGCGAAGACGGCGCGCGAGATGGCGCGCCGCGGCACCTACCTCGTTCCCACGCTCTACCATCTCCAGTGGTACGCGGATCACGGCGCGGCGCTCGGATACGCGCCGGGATACGCCGAGCGGCTCGCGGCGCTGCAGAAGGAGCAATTCGCCTCGCTGGCGCTCGCGCGTCGGGCGGGGGTGCGGATCGGCTCCGGGTCGGATGCGGTGTACACGATGCACGGGGAGAACGGCCGGGAGCTGGTCTGGATGGTGCGGGCCGGTTTCACGCCGCTGGAGGCGCTCCGCGCGGCCACGTCGGTGAATGCCGCGCTGCTCGGCCTGGAGCGCGAGATCGGGCGCATCGAGACCGGCTACGCCGGCGACCTCGTGGCGGTGCCGGGCGATCCGTCGCGCGACATCCATGCGGTGCTCACGCCGTCGTTCGTGATGAAAGCCGGGCAGATCGTCCTCGCGCCCTGA
- a CDS encoding succinate dehydrogenase/fumarate reductase iron-sulfur subunit has protein sequence MNLTLHVWRQPNASERGRFVTYQARDISPDMSFLEMLDVVNEGLTVNGEPPIAFDSDCREGICGTCGMVINGRAHGPRARTTACQLHMRSFEDGDTITIEPWRAASFPVIRDLVVDRSPLDRIIAAGGFVTAPTGSAPEANSLPVPKENAELAMDAAACIGCGACVAACPNASAMLFTAAKVAHLGLLPQGQAERERRALAMVWQMDAEGFGGCSNHRECEAVCPKGITIDNIARMNRDYIRASAARGRRLADDEGGAG, from the coding sequence GTGAACCTGACCCTCCACGTCTGGCGCCAGCCGAACGCCTCCGAGCGGGGCCGTTTCGTGACCTACCAAGCCCGGGACATCAGCCCCGACATGTCCTTCCTGGAGATGCTCGACGTGGTCAACGAAGGGCTGACGGTGAACGGCGAACCGCCGATCGCGTTCGACAGCGACTGTCGCGAGGGGATCTGCGGGACGTGCGGCATGGTGATCAACGGCCGCGCGCACGGACCCCGCGCGCGCACCACCGCCTGCCAGCTCCACATGCGCTCCTTCGAGGACGGCGACACGATCACCATCGAGCCATGGCGCGCCGCCTCGTTCCCGGTGATCCGGGACCTCGTCGTGGACCGCTCGCCGCTCGACCGGATCATCGCGGCCGGAGGCTTCGTGACGGCGCCCACGGGGAGCGCGCCCGAGGCGAACAGCCTCCCCGTGCCCAAGGAGAACGCCGAGCTCGCCATGGACGCCGCGGCGTGCATCGGTTGCGGCGCCTGCGTGGCGGCGTGCCCGAACGCCTCGGCGATGCTCTTCACGGCCGCCAAGGTGGCCCACCTGGGGCTCCTGCCGCAGGGACAGGCGGAGCGGGAGCGGCGCGCGCTGGCCATGGTGTGGCAGATGGACGCCGAGGGTTTCGGCGGATGCAGCAACCACCGCGAATGCGAGGCGGTCTGCCCCAAGGGGATCACGATCGACAACATCGCGCGCATGAACCGCGACTACATCCGGGCCTCGGCGGCCCGGGGCCGCCGGCTCGCCGACGACGAGGGCGGCGCGGGCTAG
- a CDS encoding PEP-CTERM sorting domain-containing protein (PEP-CTERM proteins occur, often in large numbers, in the proteomes of bacteria that also encode an exosortase, a predicted intramembrane cysteine proteinase. The presence of a PEP-CTERM domain at a protein's C-terminus predicts cleavage within the sorting domain, followed by covalent anchoring to some some component of the (usually Gram-negative) cell surface. Many PEP-CTERM proteins exhibit an unusual sequence composition that includes large numbers of potential glycosylation sites. Expression of one such protein has been shown restore the ability of a bacterium to form floc, a type of biofilm.), with translation MEHYPKSMKGIALAALASVLLYGSALAVPSPSNPSFHPGSDAALTSATPAAAHSATGARILFRTSDRLLARGTFRSGGGSLAGNVASIGTGSSRSKAHYMLSGMVLAALTPLALHHSGEPGDKSVSVQTQTPASSSLASLGDAISTGHGHGHGRGGGNGGGGGDDEGDCNNNDNGGDNGDDDGGVVCDTGDHGDNDDNGDNGGDCDNGGGCDNGGNCSGGDQGGGGGNGGGGGGTSLPEPGTVPLVGAGLMMALAFRSRRDR, from the coding sequence ATGGAGCACTATCCGAAGTCTATGAAGGGAATCGCGCTCGCAGCGCTGGCCTCCGTGCTCCTGTACGGGTCGGCGCTCGCGGTGCCGAGTCCCTCGAATCCCAGCTTCCATCCGGGATCCGATGCGGCGCTCACGAGCGCGACCCCCGCGGCCGCGCATTCGGCCACGGGCGCCAGGATCCTGTTCCGCACGAGCGATCGCCTGCTCGCCCGCGGCACCTTCCGAAGCGGCGGCGGCTCCCTCGCGGGAAACGTCGCGAGCATCGGCACGGGCAGCTCCCGCTCCAAGGCCCATTACATGTTGTCGGGAATGGTACTCGCCGCCCTGACGCCCCTTGCGCTGCACCATTCCGGTGAGCCGGGGGACAAGTCGGTTTCGGTGCAGACTCAGACCCCCGCGAGCTCGTCGCTGGCCAGCCTGGGCGACGCGATCTCGACGGGCCACGGTCATGGTCATGGGCGCGGCGGTGGCAACGGCGGTGGCGGCGGCGATGACGAAGGAGACTGCAACAACAACGATAACGGCGGCGACAACGGCGACGACGATGGCGGCGTCGTTTGCGACACCGGCGATCACGGCGACAACGACGACAACGGCGACAACGGCGGTGACTGCGATAACGGCGGCGGCTGCGACAATGGCGGCAACTGCAGCGGCGGTGACCAAGGTGGCGGCGGTGGCAACGGCGGCGGTGGCGGCGGCACCAGCCTCCCCGAGCCGGGAACCGTTCCGCTCGTCGGCGCGGGGCTCATGATGGCCCTCGCGTTTCGTTCGCGCCGGGACCGGTAG